DNA sequence from the Methanosarcinales archaeon genome:
TATAGAATCATCCAGACTGCCAAAAAAAGTGACATCTGTAATCTTACTTACATCCACTCCGGATTCGGTTTCAAATTCTATCATTGCATCATTTATGGTCTGTGGGTCACTACGTGATTTTGGCCACTCCTCATAAATATCATTAAAATCGTTATCATTGATTATCGTATTAATTTCAACATTCCCTACATAATCGGAATTTGAAGGAATTAATTCTTGTGCCACATTTTCATTATTTTCGCTCGTACACCCACTGGCAGCAAGTACAATTAAGCCAATAAGCAGAATATTTATTAGTTTTTTATTCATATTGAATACCTCTTAAAATATTTCGGAATTATTAAAGTCAATTATCTTAATATATAAATGATTTTTTAAAAATTATATCCAACTTGACAGTGGACATAAAAGATGTGCTGATAGAATGCAGGGTGGAAGGTAGTTCGTTTCTTGTATCCCCTCAACCAAATGAATAAGGCAGTTTGTTATTCAAACAACCTGTCAATAAGCCAATGGGCATCGAATTTCACTATATCTTCATATTCCTGTCCAACACCTAAAAACAGAATTGGTTTACCGGTAGTATGAGCTATTGAAATAGCTGCACCACCTTTGGAATCGGCATCTGCCTTTGTAAGAATGCTTCCGCTAAAAGGTACAGCTTCATTGAAAAGGTTGGCCCTTTCTACTGCATCATTACCTGCTATGGCTTCATCCACGAATATAACCAGATCAGGTGGAGTTACCCTGCAGATCTTTTTTAGCTGGTCCATCAGGTTGATGTTTGTGTGCATCCTGCCAGCTGTATCTGCCAGTACTACATCCTTTTTACGAGCTTTGGCATATTCCACAGCATCATATACTACTGCAGCCGGGTCTCCGCTTTCCTGATGTTTAATGATCTTTACACCCAGGTTATCGGCATGACGCTGGAGCTGGTCGATAGCACCGGCCCTAAATGTATCTGCCGCCGCTATAACGACCGAGTATCCGTGGTTGTTCAAATATTTTGCGATCTTGGCAACTGAGGTTGTCTTTCCAGTGCCATTAACGCCTACAAATGCAATTGTGATAGGTTTGTGGGATGTTTTGATAAAATCATCAAAATCAAGATCGCTCACATTCAACACAGTAAATATTGAATTGCGAAGAGCCTGTTCAACGATCTTTCCCTTGTTCTCCCCTATCTTATGGCTGCTGCCTACCAGTTCTGATTTCACAGATTCGACTATCGATTCTGTGACAGGTAGGGCCACATCACTTTCTAGCAGGGCCATTTCCAGTTCCCACAAAGGGTCTTCAAGCGATTTCTCATCAATTATGAATTCGCGGTTTAATAGCAGTGCTTTGGCTTTTTGGCCGATCCCTACAGATGTACGGACTGGCTTTTTCCCTGTTCCTTCTTCCCCGGACTTTTCGATTTCAATCTCTTTGGATGACTTTTCGGCTTCTTTTTCCAGGACACTGCCAAAGGAATTTTTAAATCCGCTAAGTTTTTGTTTTAGACTATTGAACATCTATGAGCCCTGCATGGGTTGTCCAGGTTGTGCATGTTGTTGTTGTTGTGTAGCAGATGTGACTACTGCTT
Encoded proteins:
- the ftsY gene encoding signal recognition particle-docking protein FtsY; this encodes MFNSLKQKLSGFKNSFGSVLEKEAEKSSKEIEIEKSGEEGTGKKPVRTSVGIGQKAKALLLNREFIIDEKSLEDPLWELEMALLESDVALPVTESIVESVKSELVGSSHKIGENKGKIVEQALRNSIFTVLNVSDLDFDDFIKTSHKPITIAFVGVNGTGKTTSVAKIAKYLNNHGYSVVIAAADTFRAGAIDQLQRHADNLGVKIIKHQESGDPAAVVYDAVEYAKARKKDVVLADTAGRMHTNINLMDQLKKICRVTPPDLVIFVDEAIAGNDAVERANLFNEAVPFSGSILTKADADSKGGAAISIAHTTGKPILFLGVGQEYEDIVKFDAHWLIDRLFE